The following proteins are encoded in a genomic region of Amphiura filiformis chromosome 11, Afil_fr2py, whole genome shotgun sequence:
- the LOC140164719 gene encoding snake venom 5'-nucleotidase-like, with amino-acid sequence MDVIYNTLAFLLFVTTACLCDAKANEFQLTILHTSTVTSAFEQFNSEGAKCSEQEAANGKCLGGVARRGTAIKDVRKERHSDLNVLLLDGGDQFVGEWYNYYEGNATAHFMNALEYDAMAIGNLEFTHGPDGLASFLKQARFNAVCSNLDVSEEPVLQGLFHKSVIKTIGGERIGIVGYTTQKTNEISQVRNANFTDAVQSVQEEVNVLRSQGINKIIVLGHTYGWIEDGNEALEIALHVPEVDIIVLGGANLFQCNDCSHVEEDMIEGFKEDPTYPMEIMPKHDSTERVLLVNGYLFGRYLGRLNVNFIDGKLTQWNGDPIRLDNTIKEDPSLLAEINAYADEIENAGNRLLGNTVVMLQGGPEWDQACRRRECNMGNLVADTMLWEYRKSLGIRKWSDVSMAVINAGAIRASIDKGEIRVRDVHEVLPFGNTFDAVEIKGKYIREMLEHSAAGYEDYSGRFLQVSGMRVTYNMTRDPYKNRVVKVMLKCIDCTTTAYQPLEDERVYKMAVSSFMRGGGDGYGMIKDNSFDYKIGDSGEYVMADYIRLETTISIGLEGRIRLGPDERKHSPKMVAFYVVIAVACFFILSCIVFTLIYRKRRQMKNAGSSSYLNLQQQQNIQTLK; translated from the exons ATGGATGTGATATATAACACGCTTGCATTCTTGCTGTTCGTAACGACGGCCTGCCTCTGTGATGCTAAGGCCAACGAATTCCAGTTAACTATACTTCATACAAGTACGGTCACTTCTGCATTTGAACAATTCAACTCTGAAGGTGCTAAATGCAGCGAGCAAGAAGCCGCAAATGGAAAATGTCTTGGGGGAGTGGCGCGTCGTGGAACAGCTATCAAGGATGTCCGCAAAGAACGTCATAGTGATCTAAATGTCTTGTTACTGGACGGAGGCGACCAGTTTGTTGGAGAATGGTACAATTACTACGAAGGCAATGCAACAGCGCATTTCATGAATGCATTGGAATATGACGCTATG GCAATTGGTAACCTTGAATTTACTCACGGTCCAGACGGTCTGGCAAGCTTTTTAAAACAAGCCCGTTTTAATGCGGTCTGTTCCAACCTGGACGTTTCGGAAGAGCCTGTTCTGCAAGGTTTATTCCACAAGTCTGTCATCAAGACAATAGGTGGTGAACGTATTGGAATTGTTGGATACACGACGCAGAAAACAAACGAAATATCACAAGTTC GCAATGCCAACTTTACAGACGCAGTTCAATCGGTACAAGAAGAAGTGAACGTGTTGCGATCACAGGGGATTAATAAGATCATCGTTCTTGGCCATACTTACGGTTGGATCGAAGACGGTAATGAAGCCTTGGAGATAGCTCTACATGTTCCAGAGGTAGATATCATTGTGTTAGGAGGTGCCAATCTCTTTCAATGCAATG ACTGTTCCCATGTAGAAGAAGACATGATTGAAGGTTTCAAGGAAGATCCCACATATCCAATGGAAATCATGCCAAAGCACGATTCTACCGAAAGAGTTCTTCTTGTTAATGGCTACCTCTTTGGCAGATATCTTGGGCGATTGAACGTTAATTTTATAGATGGTAAACTGACGCAATGGAATGGCGATCCCATTCGACTAGACAACACAATAAAAGAAG ATCCCAGTCTGCTTGCTGAAATCAACGCTTATGCCGATGAAATTGAGAACGCTGGCAATAGACTTCTCGGCAACACAGTGGTTATGCTTCAAGGGGGACCCGAATGGGATCAGGCTTGTAGACGCAGAGAGTGCAACATGGGAAACCTTGTTGCAGACACTATGCTCTGGGAATATAGAAAATCCTTAGGTATACGAAAATGGAGTGATGTATCGATGGCAGTTATAAATGCAGGGGCCATAAGGGCTTCTATTGATAAAG GTGAAATACGAGTACGTGATGTACATGAAGTTCTGCCATTCGGAAACACCTTTGATGCTGTAGAAATAAAAGGGAAGTACATCCGAGAAATGCTTGAACATTCGGCGGCTGGCTACGAAGACTACTCGGGAAGATTTCTTCAAGTGTCAG GTATGCGAGTAACCTACAACATGACGCGCGATCCATATAAGAACCGGGTTGTGAAGGTGATGTTAAAATGCATTGATTGTACAACTACCGCCTATCAGCCTTTAGAGGATGAACGCGTGTACAAGATGGCTGTGTCTTCGTTTATGAGAGGTGGTGGCGATGGGTACGGGATGATAAAAGACAATAGTTTTGATTATAAAATTG GTGACTCTGGAGAATACGTTATGGCTGACTACATCCGACTGGAAACTACCATCTCAATCGGTCTTGAAGGTCGCATCCGTCTTGGCCCTGACGAGAGGAAGCACTCTCCCAAAATGGTGGCATTCTATGTAGTTATCGCCGTCGCCTGTTTCTTCATCCTGAGTTGTATTGTTTTCACTTTAATTTACAGGAAAAGACGTCAAATGAAGAATGCAGGGAGTTCCAGCTATTtgaatttgcaacaacaacagAACATACAGACTCTAAAATAG